The following proteins are co-located in the Scomber scombrus chromosome 2, fScoSco1.1, whole genome shotgun sequence genome:
- the mab21l2 gene encoding protein mab-21-like 2 produces the protein MIATQAKLVYQLNKYYNERCQARKAAIAKTIREVCKVVSDVLKEVEVQEPRFISSLSEIDARYEGMEVISPNEFEVVLYLNQMGVFNFVDDGSLPGCAVLKLSDGRKRSMSLWVEFITASGYLSARKIRSRFQTLVAQAVDKCSYRDVVKMVADTSEVKLRIRERYVVQITPAFKCTGIWPRSAAQWPMPHIPWPGPNRVAEVKAEGFNLLSKECYSLTGKQSSAESDAWVLQFSEAENRLLMAGCRKKCLSVLKTLRDRHLELPGQPLHNYHMKTLLLYECEKHPRETDWDESCLGDRLNGILLQLISCLQCRRCPHYFLPNLDLFQGKPHSALEAAAKQTWRLAREILTNAKSLDKL, from the coding sequence ATGATTGCGACGCAGGCAAAGCTGGTTTACCAGCTAAACAAATATTACAACGAGAGATGCCAAGCTCGCAAAGCGGCCATTGCAAAGACTATAAGGGAGGTTTGTAAAGTGGTGTCGGATGTCCTGAAGGAGGTGGAAGTGCAGGAGCCTCGTTTTATCAGCTCCCTCAGTGAGATAGATGCGCGCTATGAGGGGATGGAGGTCATCTCCCCCAATGAGTTTGAGGTGGTGCTCTACCTCAACCAAATGGGGGTGTTCAACTTTGTGGACGACGGCTCCTTGCCCGGCTGTGCGGTGCTGAAGCTGAGTGATGGCCGTAAAAGGAGCATGTCGCTGTGGGTCGAGTTCATCACAGCGTCGGGCTACCTATCAGCAAGAAAGATCCGTTCCAGGTTTCAGACTCTGGTGGCACAAGCCGTGGATAAATGCAGCTACCGCGACGTGGTTAAGATGGTAGCGGACACCAGTGAGGTCAAACTACGGATCAGGGAGAGGTATGTGGTGCAGATCACCCCCGCGTTCAAGTGCACTGGGATTTGGCCCAGAAGTGCAGCTCAGTGGCCCATGCCTCACATCCCCTGGCCCGGTCCTAACCGAGTAGCAGAAGTCAAAGCCGAGGGTTTTAACCTCCTCTCCAAAGAGTGCTACTCGTTAACGGGGAAGCAAAGCTCTGCAGAGAGCGATGCCTGGGTCCTGCAGTTCAGCGAGGCCGAGAATAGGCTGCTAATGGCCGGCTGCAGGAAGAAGTGTCTGTCCGTGCTCAAGACTCTGAGGGACCGTCACCTGGAGCTACCGGGACAGCCACTCCACAACTACCACATGAAGACCCTGCTGCTGTACGAGTGTGAGAAACACCCAAGAGAGACCGACTGGGACGAGTCTTGCCTCGGAGACCGACTGAATGGCATCCTGCTGCAGCTCATATCCTGTCTGCAGTGCCGCAGATGTCCCCACTACTTCTTGCCAAACTTGGACTTGTTTCAGGGAAAGCCTCACTCAGCCCTGGAGGCTGCTGCTAAGCAGACGTGGAGACTAGCGAGGGAAATCCTCACCAATGCTAAAAGTTTGGACAAATTATGA